A window of Candidatus Alcyoniella australis genomic DNA:
ATGTCCAAAGAACTTCTTGGCGAGCGGGCTACTAGAGCCACATCCGCCTACGAGATGCGCAGCCTGCTCGGGCTGCTGCCCAATCCCGATATCGTTCTGCGCCGCGCGGGCAAGTCGATCACCGTCTTCCGCGAGCTGCTCACCGACGATCAGGTCAACGCCTGCGTCACCTCTCGTCGTCTGGGCGTACTGTCCTGCGAGCACGAAATAGAGCCTGCCTCGGGCCACCGCGCAGATAAAAAAGCCGCCGAGATCTGCCGCACCGCCTTCGAGCACGTGGACACCGACCAGCTCGTGCGCGAGATCCTCAACGCCGTGCTGTTCGGCTACGCGCCGATCGAGATGCTTTGGCGCTACGAGGCCGATGCGCTGACGCTCGCGGACCTGGTCGGCAAGCCGCCCGAGTGGTTCGGCTATGACGACGACAACCGCCTGCGCTTTCTCTCGCGCGAGCAGCCGATCAACGGCGAGCTGTGCGATCCGCGCAAATTTTTCGCCGCGCGCTACGAGGCCGGCTACGACAATCCCTACGGCTCGGGCATCTTGAGCAAGTGCTTCTGGCCGGTGGTCTTCAAGAAAGGCGGCCTCAGATTCTGGCTCAATTTTGCCGAGAAGTTCGGCACGCCCTGGATCGAGGCCAAAGTGCCCAAGGGCACTGACGCCAACGAGCGCGAGATGCTGGCCGACCGGCTGGTGCAGATGGTCCAGGACGCCGTGGCCGTGCTCGAGGAGGGCGAGGAACTCAAGCTGCACGGCGTGGACGTCAAGGGCAGCTCGGATCTCTACGACCGGCTTGTGGCCGTGATGAACGCGGCGATCAGCAAGACTGTGCTGGGGCAGACGCTGAGCACGGAGGTCGGCGATAAGGGCAGCTACGCCGCGACCAAGGGGCACCTCGAGGTGCGCGACGACTACATCGGGGCCGATAAGCGGCTGGTCGCCGTGACCATGCGCAAGCCGCTGGGCCTGTTGACGAGCCTCAACGTGGCGGGAGCCACGCCGCCTGTCTGGCGCTGGTTCGAGGAGGAGGATGTCCGCAAGGACCGCGCCGAGCGCGACAGTCTGCTGCGCGAGAAGCTCGGCGTGCTGTTCACGCCCGAGTACATCGGACGCACCTACAACATCGAGCCCGAGACCGACTTTACCCTCGATCAAGTTGCGGAACAGCCCCAGGAGTCCGCGTCGATCGATGCGAACGAATTCAGCGATGAGGCCGACGCCCAAGCCGTGGTGCGACTGGTCGGCAAGGTTAAGGACGCGGTGAAATGAAGCATCTTGTGCGCCGCACCCAACGCGATATCGCCGAGCTGGTGCGCGAGCGGGCGCGAGAGCTCGTGCCCAAGCGAACGCACGAGCTCGAGCGCTCGATCATCGTGGTCGAGACCCCACGGGGCTGCATAGTGGGGTCTGATAAGCGATACGCGGCTACGGTCCATGATGGCGAGCCACTCCCCGGTCCGCACGAGATCGTGCCGCGACGCGGGAAGGCGCTGCGTTTTACAATCGGCGGCAAAACCGTATTCGCGCGACGCGTCCAGCACCCCGGCGCTTCGTCCTTCCCGTCAACGCCCTACCTGCGCGACGCTGTAAAGGATGTGCTGCCCAAGGCCGAGAAGCTGATCCTCGCCCGCTTCGGCGAGGAGGTCGTGAGGCAGTTCAAGGCCGCCGGTTTCCGGCGGGGCATGCGCTACAAGCGGCTTAGGTAGCTGCCGTCCACTTTGGACATTTGTCCAGACTAACTAAATCGGTTAACATTAGGCGACACTTTGGACATTTGTCCAGAGTGACTAATTTAGTAAACTTCAGTGCCAATTGGCACACCGTATTCAGCAATTTTACAGTCTCGCCCACACGTCAAACAACGCTCAGCCCTTTACTTTTATTACCCCTGAGCCTTCTTGGCCCGTGCTCTTCCATTGTCCTTAATTCCAGGAGGAATCGGACCCCTTTCTCTCGTCTTTTTCTCCGGAATATTTTCTATCCTACAACGATAAAGAGAAAGAATATAAGAGCCAGGCCAATTGATAAGCTGCTTAGATAGATTGAATAATGGCCCAATTTCCCATACCTAGTGCTTCTGTAATCAATATTAACCGAATCGTCGTCCATACATTTCATCCAATGGTTTATTCTAAAATATTTACCGACCACGTTAAAAGCGATAGCGGCAATCGCTGATAAAAACGTCATTTTGGCCCACAATGGATCTTTGATAATTTCGGCCTCGAGGAGCACCCAAACCGCAGCGATAATAGCTATGGCGAATGTGGTTATATCCTTCCTAATCTCATTTCTATCACTGATATACTGCTCACAGACGAATTTGTATTCTTCTTCTGCAGTCATGGAATCAATCCTTTGACTTATCTGTATCGCCTACAGGATCTTTAGCCGGTGGAATAGGACCTCGAGCTTTTTTCTTCGCTGAATCCTTGGATTTCGCTACAGCTTTTTTCGCTGAAGGTTTTTTTGTAGCAGTCTTTTTAACTGACATTTTCTTCGGCCTTTTTCTGCGTCATCCCTCTTTTTTAGCGGGTGGAATTGGCCCTCTTGCTTTGGGCTTCGGCCTCTCTACGTCCGAGTCCTTCCTGTTGACTCTGTCTGAAAGGGGGATTCCTTTTTCAAAGGGCCTATGAGTTTCAGCGATGGTAGTATCTGAATCGGATTTTTTGGAGCGGTCGTTCTTGTCGTCTACCATGACAGACCTCCTAATAGAGTTTCATTCTTATACTACGCACAATATTAATTGCCAATCCCACGATTTCCTTTTGCCAATTGGCACAGCTCACGGCTGGAAGGTCTCACTCGTTACGCAGGACATGGCCTTGTCCGCGCGCCTATACCACTCTGTATTGCTTATTCCCAGGTCTTTGCGCATCTGGGCACGCCACGCTTCATCTTGTAAAAGGCCGTTCTGGTCTCTGAATTTCGAGTCCATGCCCTGCGTTTTGCAGCGATAATTCGCGGCGGCAATTTCCTCGACGGACCACGGCCAGCAACCCTCGGGCACGATCTCGATCTCCCAGGTCGGCGCGCTATAGGCCGGAATTGCTCCCTTGCCGTCGTTAGAGAATAGGACCCTGGCCACCTGTGAGCCCTTGCCGATACAGGATTCAGCGGCCAGTGCGCGCAGCTCGACCCAGCCCGCGTCGAACTTGGACGCCTGCCCTAGGGCCGCCTGCATCGCGGTCGGCCCGAGCTGGTCGTGTGTCAGCGTCTGGGGGAACAGGACGTAGGTTCTCACGGCCAGGCGCTGCCCCTGCCGGATCAACTCGGTTTCAAGAAAGCGATAGCCCCCGACCTTTGAAGGAACAGGGCCCGGAATACGATGTCCGTTATAAACGATCGTAAATCCCGTGCTTGGTACGGTGGCCTCGGCGCTATGCGGCGTGGGGCTGGGCGTCCGTTGGGCTACGACTGCCGGGGAAGGTGTCGAGACTTCTGGTTGATTGCCAATCCCGGCCAATATAACAAGAATCAGGACCGGCAGCCCGAGAAAAACGAGCAACCAATACCATTTAAATTGTGTGTTCCCAGCCATATTACAGGTCGCTCGAAAACTGCCACACCACGCGGCCGACGATCAGCTCTTTGATATCGCGGTCGTTCAGGTCCAGCACCAGCGGGATCCAGCCCGAGGCCGGGTTGTCGGCGTTGAGCACCAGCAGGTGCCCTCTGCGCGCGGTGCGCTTGATTGTCAGGCCGTCCTCGGTGCGCACCAGGAATATCTTGGGCGTCTTGTAGCGGCCCGGGTCCAGGTCGTCGCGGTCCACGGCCACGATGTCGCCGGGCCTGATCGTGGGCAGCATCGAGGTCCCCTGCACCTTGTCCACGGTGAAGGCCACCAGGTTCTTGCGGCCCTTGATCTGGTCGCGGTGGATCACGGCCCAACCCTTGAGCGCCTCGCGCCCCACCATCTCAGCCCCGGCCGCCACGGCCCCCGCCACCAGCGGCACGCGCCGGAACTCGACCGGCTCCGCGTCCTCAACGCCGTTCGCCATCGGCGCGGCAACCAGGGTTACGGGCAGATCGGCCAAGGCCTCGAGATCAAGAAATTCGGGATCGTCATCCCCGCTTTGCTTTGGCCCGGTGCCGAATAAAATCCACTGCGGGAAATAGTCAATTCTCTGAAATAGCCGCTCCAATAAGTCCAGAGGTGGTGTTTTTTTCTCTCGGATATACGAATCAAGCTGACTCCCTGACACCCCCATTAAGCTCGCCAGGGTCTCCGGACGCAGGCTATTATCTTCCATTATTTTTTGAAGCCGTTGCCCAATTCCAACAGGGGTTTTTTGAGATAGCAAGATTGGGTTTTTCCCATCGAGCAGCCATTTCGGATTGATGTCGGTTCGACCGCAGATCCGATCTAGCGTACTTCCCGACGGCCTGACTCGGCCCGTTTCTATCTGCGAGAGCCCTCCTGAGGTTATACCAATCAGCTTTGCAAGGGCTCTCTGAGAAAGCCCTGCTCTTTCCCGGAAAATAGAGATCCGGCCTCCGATTTGCTTAGTGGCTAATTTATTGCTTGACTCATGCTTAGTCACTAAGTATATTTCCTCTTAGTCAACTACTTGCTCCGGGTGAAAGATGGGCTCCCAACTCAAAGCGCTCCTTGTTTTGCACGGTATCCGGCAGAAGGAAATCGCTGCCGAGATGCACTTATCCCCCTCAACGATCTGCCGCGTTCTCAACGGCGAAAGGCGCTCTCCCCGAGTCGAGGCCCACATCCGCCACCGGCTTGCTCGCCAGCCCAAAATCAACCTATCCCACCCCCGCGAGGCCGTCAATGTCTAAGTCAAAACGAAAATCAGACCCCCGGACCTCTGGCCAGCGCGACCTTCCAGGCATCGGATCGAAAGAACCGGAGCCGGGGGCATTCGATATCGACGCCGCCATTCGCGCCTGGCTGGTGCGCGCCTCCGGCCGCAACCCGCTGTCGCGTGCGGTAATTGCAGCTCGCGTGGGCGAGCTCGTCAGCAGGCCCGACCTCTCGCAGGCGGTGTGGGACGCCTACTGCGCCGGCAGTAAAGAGGGATACCGCCTCCCCGCGTCGTACATTCCCGCAGTCTGCTGGGTGCTTGACGATTACGAGGGTCTGGCGATTCTCGCGCGCGCCGTGGGTTACGACACGGTCGGCCCAAGTGAACGGCACTTCGTGGAACTCGGCCGCAAAAAGGCCAAGGCCGCCCGCCTGGCGCATGAAATCGCGGCGCTCGAGGCTGAGGCGAGGAGAGCCTGATGGCCGCCGACTACACCAACAAGTCGGTGCAAAAGGCCCTTGATCTAATCGAGACCCTGTCCGGCCGCGAGCTCGAGTTCACTTCGCTGGCCGCGATCGCCGAGGCCTCGGGCCTCGAGAAGGACAACGCGCTGCGCCTGCTGTGGAACCTCGAACAGCGTGGCTACGTTGAGACCAACGGCAGGGGCTCCTACCGCCTCAGCCCACGCATCGTTCGTTTTGCCGAGAAGTTCCGCCTGGGCCTGGTCGAACGCGCCCGGGCGCTGGATTCCACCTTTCAATCTTACATCGGAGATATAGATGACCGACAAGAACCAGGCCCCCATCGCGGATGAAACCCAGATAGTGGCCCCCGGCAACGATGCCAAGCAGGCGGCTGTAGAAAAGGTCATGGCCGCGCACCGTGCGGCCGTCAGCCGCATCATTGAAGAGCTTCCCGACGACCCCGATGAGCTGAAGTTCCGCGTCCGCGCCTTGGCCCCGATGCGCGTCCGCATCGACTTCGAGCTGGGACGTACTCTGCTCAAACTCAAGTCGCTGGTCCCCTACGGCGAGTTCACGGAATTCGTAGCCGATGAAGTCGGGTTGCATTACCGCGCAGCCGGTCGGGCAATGCTGATGGCAAAAAGGCTCAACGACCATCCGCGGCTACTCGCCTCGTACCAAGAGAATCCAAAGCAGGGCCACATCCTGGAAGTGACCGAGGAAGAGCTGGACGAATTCGATAAGTCGGGGCAGCTTTTGGGACGCCCGGCCGATGAGTTTTTCAGCATGACCAAGGCCGAGCTGATGGCTGAGCGCGAGAAACAAACCAAGGCCATCAAGAAACTCGAGTCCAAGGCCAAAGATAAGGATACGCTGATCGAAGCGCTGCGCGGCGAAATCGCCAAGTTGCGCGACGGCCTCTCGCCCGCGATGGCCGAGGCCGAGGAGCAGCTCGACGTCGAGCTTAAGGCTTTCCAGGCGCACTTTAACCTGCTGCGTTCAATCGATCCCGACAATGTGGAAAACGATGTTCGCGGCCTGGTCCTCGGCCACTACACGCGCCTGACGGAGCTAGTGACTGAGGAATACCAGGACGCCTGCGAGCGCTTCCACGCCTCGGGCAACCCCGACTTGATCAACATCCCGACCAGCCCTGCGGAGTAGGCCGTGGCTGCGGTTGATCCCCGGATCGGCATTGAGCTGGCGGACCGCATGAGCGCGGCCGCATCAGCCGCCGACCGATCGCGCATCGTCGAGGAGTACGAGGCGCGTCTGGGCATGTCGGCCGCCACGATTTACCGCATCGCTAAAGCCCACGGATGGGAGTCCGGTCGCAAACAGCGGGCCGATGCGGGCACGTATCGTTGCGACCTCACCGACGAGCAGATCCGCACGCTGGCGGCCATGCAGGTGCGCGCCACGCGCGCCAACGGCAACCGTACCATGCCCACCTGGGTGGCGCAGCTCCACGCCTCGGACAACGGTCGCGCGCCCGCCGACGTTTCGCCGGCCACGATTAACCGCCACATGCGCCGCCTCAATATCGGCACCAAGGCCCAGCGCGCTCCTCAATCGACCTGGGGCACACGCAGCCTTTACCCCAACCACGTACACCAGGTGGACGCCTCGATCTGTATTCAGTGGCGTTTTTCCGGCAAGGCCGAGAAGGGGCCGTCCGTGCCGCGCGACATGCGGCTTATGTACTACAAGAACAAGCCCGAGTACTTCCGCAAAGTGAAAAAGGTTCTCATCCGCTACGCCCTGGTCGATCACTGCTCGGGCGCGTTCTACTGGCGTTATTTCTACGAGTCGGGCGAGTCTCGCGAGCTGGCCG
This region includes:
- a CDS encoding DUF935 family protein, translated to MSKELLGERATRATSAYEMRSLLGLLPNPDIVLRRAGKSITVFRELLTDDQVNACVTSRRLGVLSCEHEIEPASGHRADKKAAEICRTAFEHVDTDQLVREILNAVLFGYAPIEMLWRYEADALTLADLVGKPPEWFGYDDDNRLRFLSREQPINGELCDPRKFFAARYEAGYDNPYGSGILSKCFWPVVFKKGGLRFWLNFAEKFGTPWIEAKVPKGTDANEREMLADRLVQMVQDAVAVLEEGEELKLHGVDVKGSSDLYDRLVAVMNAAISKTVLGQTLSTEVGDKGSYAATKGHLEVRDDYIGADKRLVAVTMRKPLGLLTSLNVAGATPPVWRWFEEEDVRKDRAERDSLLREKLGVLFTPEYIGRTYNIEPETDFTLDQVAEQPQESASIDANEFSDEADAQAVVRLVGKVKDAVK
- a CDS encoding S24 family peptidase, whose protein sequence is MADLPVTLVAAPMANGVEDAEPVEFRRVPLVAGAVAAGAEMVGREALKGWAVIHRDQIKGRKNLVAFTVDKVQGTSMLPTIRPGDIVAVDRDDLDPGRYKTPKIFLVRTEDGLTIKRTARRGHLLVLNADNPASGWIPLVLDLNDRDIKELIVGRVVWQFSSDL
- a CDS encoding helix-turn-helix domain-containing protein; protein product: MAADYTNKSVQKALDLIETLSGRELEFTSLAAIAEASGLEKDNALRLLWNLEQRGYVETNGRGSYRLSPRIVRFAEKFRLGLVERARALDSTFQSYIGDIDDRQEPGPHRG